One Fibrobacter sp. UBA4297 DNA window includes the following coding sequences:
- a CDS encoding glycosyltransferase translates to MKVLVAPLDWGLGHATRCVPVVREFLRAGAEVELAVVKANANFFREVFPDLRQRLAPSYNIVYPKHGYNMALWLLKNSVHLNAVMRYEHHFAEEMVKRHGYDVLFSDNRFAFYSKNALSIYMTHQRRIAFPRALAAFERIGVMWHANIMRKFDEVWVPDLEIYPGYAGSLSHSGATPGEKQMRYVGTLSRFSEMGNVGNALGNASAPVDQEREVDLMSMSEFMAHSANVEWDAAPEKRTSGNHSFEMRANYKVVAVVSGVEPARTQFEQQLRDALAQIPGRHMMILGKPSTEQKTWTEGNIEFHTHLATNDFAEAVKRADFVVSRGGYSTVMDMAELGAKCIFVPTPGQFEQIVLAHDLSKAGYAVEIPADELSAETLASAFEKSVKMPKVEKQNLLHDAVEDVVRKFKERSI, encoded by the coding sequence ATGAAAGTCCTTGTAGCTCCGCTCGATTGGGGGCTTGGGCATGCGACTCGTTGCGTGCCTGTTGTCCGCGAATTCTTGCGGGCGGGTGCCGAGGTGGAACTGGCGGTAGTCAAGGCGAACGCAAATTTTTTCCGTGAAGTATTCCCGGATTTGCGGCAGCGTTTGGCTCCGAGCTACAACATTGTCTACCCGAAGCACGGCTACAATATGGCGCTTTGGCTGCTCAAAAACAGTGTGCACTTGAATGCCGTGATGCGTTACGAACACCACTTTGCCGAAGAGATGGTAAAACGCCATGGCTACGATGTGCTGTTTTCGGACAACCGATTCGCATTTTATTCTAAGAACGCGCTTAGCATTTATATGACGCACCAACGCAGGATTGCGTTCCCGCGGGCTTTAGCTGCGTTTGAACGCATTGGCGTGATGTGGCATGCGAACATCATGCGCAAGTTCGATGAAGTCTGGGTGCCGGATTTGGAAATTTATCCAGGCTATGCGGGCTCGCTTTCGCATTCGGGCGCGACGCCGGGCGAAAAGCAGATGCGTTACGTCGGGACGCTTTCGAGATTCTCGGAGATGGGGAATGTTGGGAACGCGCTTGGAAATGCATCGGCGCCTGTCGACCAAGAACGAGAGGTGGACTTGATGAGCATGTCGGAGTTTATGGCGCACTCGGCGAACGTGGAGTGGGACGCTGCTCCTGAAAAGCGTACTTCTGGAAACCACTCTTTTGAAATGCGCGCAAACTACAAGGTCGTGGCGGTGGTGTCGGGGGTGGAACCTGCACGTACGCAGTTCGAACAGCAGTTGCGAGATGCTTTGGCTCAGATTCCTGGGCGCCACATGATGATTCTCGGGAAGCCTTCGACGGAGCAAAAAACGTGGACCGAAGGGAATATCGAGTTCCACACGCACTTGGCGACGAACGATTTTGCAGAAGCTGTGAAAAGAGCCGATTTTGTGGTAAGTCGAGGCGGTTACAGTACGGTGATGGACATGGCGGAACTTGGCGCAAAATGTATCTTTGTACCGACGCCAGGTCAGTTTGAACAGATTGTTCTCGCTCACGATTTGTCGAAGGCGGGCTATGCCGTTGAAATTCCAGCAGATGAACTTTCTGCTGAAACGCTTGCAAGCGCTTTCGAAAAGTCCGTGAAAATGCCGAAGGTCGAAAAGCAAAACCTGCTTCACGATGCGGTTGAAGATGTTGTTCGAAAATTTAAAGAGAGGTCGATATGA
- a CDS encoding tyrosine-protein phosphatase — MANVLKFESIDNARQLGGIPAGGSHVKHNLLFRSSNLSKATEHDLHRLRDDFGVHLVIDLRSDFEYMQKPDKLLDGMDSALIPVLDDSMHGDAFNKDQVVPATGVDFMEFLFGIARHPIANTLKDKLYNYFVDSDYASSQYAKVFETVRAQKGAPVLWHCTSGKDRCGFCSALMLAALGADDNAILDDFAESENSYRKPLEAMTAKGRESGMTDEQLDILHFLVSVKREYLEIPLNRINAEYGSLLNFITQRMHVPTATIDALREYYLE; from the coding sequence ATGGCTAATGTTTTAAAGTTTGAATCGATTGATAACGCGCGACAGCTCGGCGGGATTCCGGCGGGCGGTTCCCATGTCAAGCACAATTTGCTTTTTCGCAGTAGCAATTTGTCCAAAGCGACGGAGCATGATTTGCACCGCTTGCGCGATGATTTTGGCGTTCATCTGGTGATTGATTTGCGCTCTGACTTTGAATACATGCAAAAGCCGGATAAGCTCCTTGATGGAATGGATTCCGCTTTGATTCCTGTTCTGGACGATTCCATGCATGGTGATGCGTTCAACAAGGATCAGGTGGTGCCTGCGACAGGCGTGGACTTTATGGAGTTCCTTTTTGGCATAGCGCGCCATCCGATTGCAAATACGTTAAAAGACAAACTTTATAATTACTTTGTGGATAGCGATTACGCGAGCTCGCAGTATGCGAAAGTCTTTGAAACGGTTCGTGCGCAAAAGGGGGCGCCAGTTTTGTGGCATTGCACGTCTGGCAAAGACCGCTGTGGCTTTTGCTCCGCCTTGATGCTTGCTGCTCTCGGTGCTGACGATAACGCTATTCTAGACGATTTTGCGGAATCCGAAAACTCGTACCGCAAGCCGCTAGAGGCGATGACTGCCAAAGGTCGTGAATCGGGAATGACGGACGAACAGCTCGACATTCTTCATTTCTTGGTGAGCGTCAAGCGCGAGTATCTTGAAATCCCGCTCAATCGCATTAATGCGGAATATGGTTCGCTACTGAACTTCATCACGCAGCGGATGCACGTGCCTACAGCGACCATCGATGCGCTCCGGGAATACTACCTAGAATAA
- a CDS encoding phosphoribosylaminoimidazolesuccinocarboxamide synthase, with product MSLKFDTPITEVPLFHQGKVRDMYDLGDSFLMVASDRLSAFDVVLPTPIPGKGKILNQLSLFWFQHLGMKNHLITADVNEYPAVLKKHADYLRGRSMIVKKAHRHSVECIVRGYIVGSGWKDYQKTGKICGHVLPEGLQLCQKLEKPLYTPSTKPDVGHDENISFEQTFDIVGEKVATTLRDMSLDIYTKARDYAASKGIILADTKFEFGEIDGETILIDEVLTPDSSRYWPADKYQVGKNQESFDKQYVRDWLETLDWGKTYPGPEIPADVVKNTLAKYEEIFVRLTGKQPEL from the coding sequence ATGAGCTTAAAATTTGATACTCCCATTACCGAAGTTCCGCTGTTCCACCAGGGTAAAGTACGCGACATGTACGACCTCGGCGACAGCTTCCTGATGGTCGCCAGCGACCGTCTTTCCGCTTTTGACGTGGTGCTCCCCACCCCGATTCCTGGTAAGGGTAAAATCCTCAACCAGCTTTCGCTGTTCTGGTTCCAGCACCTCGGCATGAAGAACCACCTCATCACCGCCGACGTGAACGAATACCCGGCTGTTTTGAAGAAGCACGCCGACTACCTCCGCGGCCGTTCCATGATCGTGAAGAAGGCTCACCGCCACTCCGTGGAATGCATCGTGCGTGGTTACATCGTTGGTTCCGGCTGGAAAGACTACCAGAAGACCGGTAAGATTTGCGGTCACGTTCTCCCGGAAGGCCTGCAGCTCTGCCAGAAGCTCGAAAAGCCGCTCTACACGCCGAGCACCAAGCCCGACGTCGGCCACGACGAAAACATCAGCTTCGAACAGACTTTCGACATTGTGGGCGAAAAGGTTGCAACGACTCTCCGTGACATGTCTTTGGACATCTACACGAAGGCCCGCGATTACGCTGCAAGCAAGGGCATCATCCTCGCCGACACCAAGTTCGAATTCGGTGAAATTGATGGCGAAACCATCCTCATCGACGAAGTGCTCACGCCGGACTCCAGCCGTTACTGGCCGGCCGACAAGTACCAGGTGGGTAAGAACCAGGAAAGCTTCGACAAGCAGTACGTTCGCGACTGGCTCGAGACGCTCGACTGGGGCAAGACCTATCCGGGTCCGGAAATCCCGGCAGATGTCGTGAAGAACACGCTCGCCAAGTACGAAGAAATCTTCGTGCGCCTCACCGGCAAGCAGCCGGAATTGTAA